The Culex pipiens pallens isolate TS chromosome 2, TS_CPP_V2, whole genome shotgun sequence DNA window atataagaattttcaagtcttttgattttcaatgctgggattttcaaattatgaaaccataaaatttttttattaatagcagggatttttatttttgtttagtttttttttaatttggaatttttattttgaatgttgCGTTTTTTTTAGGGAGGTCACGAAAAGAACGCGCTGTTTTCCTTGACCACGTTCCTTCCAAGCTCCGTACTCAGCTTAAATATTCTCAATATTTAATCTGTCCATGATCGCATAAACGTCCAATGtgcattttcataacttttgagtgaatgtTGCAGTTTGGTTCTTAACCAAGCATTCTttcattaaaactaaaaacatgCAGTCGGTACTTTGTACTAAAAAAtcagaggaaatccagtttttcgcGAAAAGTTGGcacgtaattttaaaacgtttattggagttttttttcgaacattccataatttttttttaaatttttgggtgtctttgaaaatacacaaaaagctataaaaataaaataaattattggagCGCCATCTTGAGTTTCATGTTTCAAAatcttattaaaacatttttaatcatttttttggctGATAGTTTAACGAGTCTGCGTTATATTTTCCATGATGTtcacaaattttccaaaatgcattttcatcacttttgagctattgataggggagagtggggagacttgatccccttttttgtatcggacataactctgtcaatttctcataaaactatgaactttttgtaagaaatgaaagcttttaaaaacattgaactatgataagggtatttcatgagatgaactcttcgcatcatgccaagcgtttaaaaatatatattttaaatcggcattttcaaaacgttaggggtaactttttttttttttgaaaaattgttcaaactgcagtaagttatgtacaactatactaaaagaaactatgtacgaaaacccagcccaattaattaatgttgaggttgattccagtgactgcacttttttaaataattgattgtaaaaatagtatgacaatAAATTTAACGTTAAATGCGTAAGGTCTCcctagttgataagtttatcaaacaattcacgtataaaaaaaaattgaataatttttaagtgTATTCTATACATATTAAAATAAAGagaaaagatctcttggaggttttttgcagcactttttagaaaaatgtgtgtaactcaatctaaacatttttgaatttttttctctgttttctacaatgagtttaagTAAATTTCGCATAACTTTCTAGAaccaagctaattgttttacccacatgctgacgagatacaggtttgggatcaagtgtccccggggatcaagtctccccactctcccctatggtCTGTtgtgttattgttttttgaaaaggctGTAGTTCaattatacagaaaaaaaaatcaattctcgtaatcgtgaatttaattcacgagtGTGAGAACCAAGAAGGAACtttttcatgagtatggtgcatttgcactataaacgtgaacatattccttcgtggttctcgcattcgtgaattttattcatgatttcgagaatggattttttttcagtgtaaaatGCAGATTTATTACCGAACGAGTACTGTAGAGAGAACCATTctacagttttatttttaaatatcctaTAAGTTATTGTATTTCATATAAACATATGAGCATATGGGCCatgaaaaaaactctgaaattttacataaagtatAAATTAATGAAACTGAATCAAATGATACATTTTACCGATCTATAATCAATTAAATCATGCCAACTGCTTTGTTGCTAAAAAATACAGTcccgactcgattatccaaagcctcgatactccaaagttcgattatccaaaggtttgtatgggatttcggataatcgaatcataaacaaaaaaagtttgttatagtttttttttcttttttttttaacattaaattcgagttctgcgactccacttttgtcaaatttgaatagttgattgcctattaaagtacaaaatgcatattttcaatatttcatcatagccattttagccgccatcttgaatttaaaaattctaaatcacttagtTTATTCATAATCACTTAGTTTATAAGTCATAATTATGCTCAACCATCAAAAATGAgacaacgaaacatttttttttatgattcgattatctgaagtatcgattatccgaagtgacatTTTTCCGATGCGttcggataaccgagtctggactgtacctgGGAATTCACGAAAATAACGCGATCCCTAAAAATATCTCCAAACGGAAAACATCGGACCGGGAAATTGTACGCTCTAAAACTAATCAACGAATTATTATTCCGATGATTTCGAAACACCAAAACATGCACAAAGAAACAAAATGCTATTACCATCGCATGTAGGTCATATTCCTAGCATAAACCAGCACAAAATACAAATTACGTTCCAAACATTGCATGTTTGTACCGAACTAACGCAGTAATGTAACGAATGCACTCAACACGACACACCAGCAGTGCCAGTGACATAAATGCCAGAGGTGCAACACGTGACGAAAGAGACCAACTCGCGTGGCAATGTGGCTTCTGGCACGTCCTCCCACCTCACGCGCCACTGGGGCCACGCCACTGGGGCCACGCCACGAGGCGTCATCGCTGTGTCGCACGTGTCCATATTTGCATAAATTTCCAACGCTTTCATTATAGTTGGTGTCGACGTGTTCATATTGTTACCGTAGCACAACTATAGTGTGAAGGTCTCCCGGTGACATCATCGACGCCCGGAGGTGCCCTCCTTAGGTTCATCGCGACAACCTCCCGACGTGCGATTGAACTCGCGCCGGGTCAACTTCCTCGACTATACAGCTGCAACTGCGGAGTGGATGTCCTTGTGGTTCGCCGACGCCGCCATCACCGTTGTCGTCGCGTCATTGAACTTCACCGTACGACGCTCTCCGACTTCGACGACTGCTGCGATGCGATCGAGTTCAAGGACATTGTCATGGTCCAACTGCCAGCGCCACTTTTGTGTGTGTATGctggtgtgtgtgtgagtggaaCCTGCTGCTGATCGCCATATGGCCAGACAGAAAACCTCTGAAGATCTGCAACAAAGCGCGCGGGACGATAATGGTCCGCGCTGCCGTCCAGAATTCTGGGTGTCATTAAACTCTTTCGGGACGTGCGCGCCATTCTGCGGAACGGGTTTTGACTTGGACCGCAGGTTGACTCATTGTTGGGTTGACCGAGCGTGAGCGTTCGGAGAGCGGAGGATTTCATCATTGTCGTCGGGATGAACAGCACAGCAGCAGCGAGATCGTCTTCGTTCTTTTAGTGttttgagggttttttttttacttttcattcTTCCTACATATGTGGTTCGAGGTGGGAACGAATTGAACGCAGGAAAGGTTAGTGATCTTTGCTGGTGGGGatgttcaaaatgttagtcTGACAGACTTATTGTATAATATTCTTTAAATCAGTAATAAGAACATCAAAGAAACAAGTTTAATGAAATATGTTTATCTCAGTTTACTCAATTTCAAACGGATTAATACCTTAGTTAGGTTTGTTTTTTAATCAAGCAGGCtacaatcaattattttttcaaaattaaaaatttaaataaaaaatataaaaattgtaataacaAGCTATAAATCTCAACTatcaaatgcaaaaaatgtgtttaaaaatgcgttttacactagttcagtcctttttaaatcattagtttacaaaaaacctaagatttgacgaaaacaagaattttagcgaaaaaactatttgcagtactgtgcattgaaaatttacaaaaatgcatGCTAAAAacgattctaaacgcagggtaatgcattttaaattgattccagccgattgcacttaaatctccattgaaatttagaagttttttgaaaaaaaaaatggtttttgcccgctgattttttgggctcatttggaggaggaggaggaggggagaaggggggggggggggtatcgaaaactttaaatatattttttgcaattccgtcgtgaaactacttacttttcctgtcattgttgaacgacgaaatagcctacttttctgtaccaaaaataacagaatcgaatagcaacacttttcaaaataaatgctgaaaagttctacttttcagcactgaaatgggtgctgaaaagttgaacttttcagcacttgtttcgaaaagtaacacttttcaacatatttttgatttaaacgatttattgacaaaatacatgaaaattcgacttaaaatttcactcaatgggtgttttttgaaattgcaaaaaatgttgtatggaactcgttgcaaaacttgattttttcagcactcgtcgtatttatccaactcggtgaacctcgttggataaatgtacgactcgtgctgaaaaaatcctctttttgcaacttgttgcataaactactattttattagCCTAATTAAATTCCGAATAACGTTGTGTTGTTCAGCTCAGATAAGACCCTATAAATGATCTAAAatggtttgttatttttttaatacaataaGGTGATCAAAATAGTGTTgatgaaatatcgaaaaatagcGTTTGGTCAATGTAATCTCAAATTTAACTGAAACAGGGTCGCAGAACTTAAATTTTAGGTGAAACTCAAAAAGTGATGAAAAGTCCATAATTCGATTGTCCAAAGCTACTCAGAAACCTTTAGATAACCATCTCAACGAATCATCTATGCGGTTAACTTTAGGCAGTTAGCCTGGCCGTTAAGAAAAGAAGGATATTTTACAAAGTAATCGCTTCAACATTCTCCATGATGCTTTCGAAAGGATGGCTGTGCCAGGgttagttagttagttagttagttTCTTTGCCGTAGTCtataaaggaggtattagactacggcaaacaaacaaaaaaaaaaacttgcactttttgacaatttgtctgctttgtttgtttgcctgcatttgtttgcagaaccGTCAGCTTTCAAACGAGGCCTTTtacgagtttggcaaactgtcaaacatgagaaagtgcgagtttgtttgtcatagtatGATACCTCCTTAAGAATTTGGAGGTTATCTTAAGTCTTGACttcacaataaaaataaataaattcaaaatataaaaataatcggATGAGGGggcatcaaatttgaaaaaaaaaaaacatgtccaCGTGGCTTATGgaatggatggtcccaaaagtaactaaaaaatctattgaagaattcgacgacattttttccgctaggttcgctgttgttccagcggtgttcggaatgacagcccccatacattttgagcagttttaagggaaaaaatgcgtttataatgaaaaatcaaacattttcagaaaagtggggtattgcaaagtgtggcaatttcgctaacgatcataatgcgtgGTGAATTGTAGCGATTAATTTtgactggtattttatttagacgatttttctaaaaagatgatcgatattttggataacttgagttatatgttgcaaaagttaaaagtaataatcaaatgtaatgtaaaagtgtttaaacATTACTTTTCTTCCtgtttgaccaaaatattgatcttaaaaaagctgtttggtgattttttggaattttttggaaaaaatcgaataactggtcattttttaagaaaattattgtaattatgctgtaatatgactctaatagtttgttctatcaataatacacacatgaggagcattatcaatcaattaaatcttatttaaatcaatttttcaaaagagctttttggtaaattcgaggaaaaaagcatgaaaaattaactcagcCCCTATGATGTATACATCATTCGATCCGTTTTTGCaattgccacactttacaataactttcatcgatgttaaaaaatatttgaatgaaataaaaatcaaaaactgcaaaaaaaaaatatttccgagcacgctgtcattccgaacatcgtcgcgtagtgcttctactcgccaccaggatgcgtgcaTGTTTTTGTCGAATCActcaattgaattttaaaactcatattcggtttttgcaaaaaaaaaagctgaaggaggtattagactataacaaatctgggtgctgaatagtggttcgcaaaaagagcctcaattttgaactgttaaagtggaaccaatttactgttcgccaaaagtagagagtattgttatcgatcattgaaaaatgttttgttttttttttgcgagaatgacaaatttgtggcttttgaggacctggagttgaagtcaataaatcttaagaaagttgaaggcgagatcgtaattttttataattatgaattggagttatttatggagtcgatgcggctatatccatccagaagctgtcttaattGTTTAAAAACCTACTTGTTTAGTGAAAAGCTTATCTGTTTGTTGGATCCGCCTTGCAAAATAAGCCAGAGAATTTATCTGCAACaacgcagaatgacactctcgccgcagttcgtagtcacccgtaaaaaagaaaaacatcttctaaccgatcgaaatttgaaaaaaaacacacattttcacAGCATATAAGtaaaaaattagacaaaataaaacaatgtaccactaattataaaacagctcatttaacagtaagaaaaaagtcatgcttgtccttgaacagcctcctactttgtagatgtaaacaaagtgggatcaatcgaaaatcacgttacgcattctctctattcattaCCCAGTAACAAATGAACACACAAACTTTGACATTtttcctgctttgtttgtttgcctgcatttgtttgcagaaacgtttCTGTCAATCACGAAAacgtgcgagtttgtttgccatagtctaatacctccttgagTGGTTTTGGATGTGCATGTTAAAACGTTTTAATCATTTGGATAGATTTTCAGGTGCTCcttcgatccggtttggtgtTCCAATGTCCCATTTGAATTGAAACAGCCTTGCTAATGAGACAAAAAGTtagaaagtttgaaaaaaacctGTTTTATTATTTCGAAGATCTTACAACtctaaatattccaaaaatcttAAACAGAGATTCTCATGTGGTTTTAATTCGTTTTAGAAGTTTATTTAATGCAAATGATAAGAGGGAGTGAAAAAAAGTATAACCGTTGACCTTTTAAtgttaataaatttttttgttatatttgatatattttaaaattaaggaagttatgaaatttgattATTCCGTTGCATTTGTGTCATTTCCTAGAACTGCAGCTTGAGTTTCAAACTTACCATCTCACCAGGAAAGTGACTAACGCTTTTtctaccctcccaaaaaaacacaaatcctGCTTccgatcaaaacaaaacttaccAGTGTCTACCTCCATGACTCACACCTTCGTCGTGCCACACTTTCACGGCCTGCAAGCAACCTGGTCAGAACTGGTCCCCCTGCCTGCCTGAGTCATCTTTGGACATCCCCACACCACCAGGCCTTGTCTGACTACCAACATATCTATACCAAGCTCTTTGTTTTCTACCGCTGTATTGGTGCGAGCAGACTTTCGAGTTGGGGTTCAGCTCGGCACGATCTAGAGAACCAGTCTCAGTAGCTGAACAGTATTCGTCCGTACAAGATCACGCGCGTGTGTTTCCGCGAATCCCAAGAGAATCAACTAAGCAGCTATAAGGGACTGATTAAACTGAGAACTGCGCTGCAGTGAGTTTGTGATATAATCTCAACTCTGAGACTCTGAAGAAGCAGCGTTTGGTGCGTTCAATTGAAGTGTGCGCGCGTTCAAGTCAAGGTTGGTTGTGTTGTTGGAGAAGTCGAATTTCGCAATCCATCTCTAAACCTCTCAAGTGCCACAAATTTTCCACTTCTTCGTCCAGCGACCATTGCCCTTCTCAATTCTCGATGGCGCAacgttcgtttccaaggatttcCGAACCTTTTTTGATTGAATAGTTGAAGCGCGTAGGCtggaagaagctgaagaacGCGCAGGGTGATATAACACACGCTTCGTGGGTGaccttttttttctgctgcgaTGTAACGGAATCCTCTTCTACGCTGTTACACGCTTCTCGCCGGCTGACTGTTCCAGAAGTTCTTGGAAGCACACTGACGTACACGGTTGATGACGTCGCGGCGACGTTCCTATTAGTACACTGGATCGAATGTTGAGTCGCAGATAACGAAGTCAACAACAGACAAAGTTCACGACTACGTCGCCGACGTCGCGGGGTTATAATTAAATCTTGCTTGTTGTGTCAACAAAAATTCGAACGCCATACCACACAAGTCGAGACTAATGaaattttctctttctcttctcCCTTTCAGACTCGTCCAGATTTCTACGGACCAGGTAGCGACAAGTTCCGCTTGTAAGACAGCGACAACAGCGCgttagtgtgtttgtgtgtgtgtgtgtctgtgtagtGTCGGTCGGTCAGGATTCAATTTCCGGTCGGAACAACGCGGGGGATCACCGCCCCACCAACCGCCGTTAGGATTCACCGCTCAACGTACGCGCCGTTCGAACCtacgtcgtcgtcttcgttgtCAGGTGCAGCGCCAGCTCGTCGACCGGTCCTGAGGGCAACGCAGCAACAGCACAGCGCTGCTGCCGGTGGGTCCGGCACCATTCCCGGAAAAATAGAAAAGATTGCGGTTCCGTCGTCGGTTGGGTTGCGGAGCGCGTATCCTAGTGCTGGTGGTCCGTTGCCAACCTCCAAGACGGAAGACCCCAGGCAAACGGGGACAGAGTCTCGTGCCACGGGGAGGGAGAACCACATCCCCCCCGCTAGCCGACGCTGGGTCCCTCCCTCTCTGAGACCGCAACATGGACTCACCGAAGAGGCCAGAATTGATTCGATCTTTCGAAAAGTACGCGGTATTCTGAACAAGCTAACCCCCGAGAAGTTCCAGAAGCTGAGCGATGACCTGCTGAAGCTCGACCTCAACTCTTCCAAGATCCTGAACGGAGTGATCCTGCTGATATTCGACAAAGCCCTCGATGAACCCAAGTACTCGTCTATGTACGCACAGCTGTGCAAGCGCATCGAGAAAGAACTAGAGATCGACATTGACAAAACGAAATCGAGCACCTTCCTGCAGATTCTGCTGAACGTTTGCCGCGACAAGTTCGAAAACCGCGTCCAGTACAGTGAGAAGATCATCAACTCGGAGCTCGCGCTCACCGATGATCTGGAGGAAAAGAAAAATGTGGCCAAACAGAAGATACTGGGCAATGTTAAGTTCATCGGCGAGCTGTACAAGCTCGACATGCTCGGCGAGCCACATCTGCACAAGATGTTGCGCTCGCTCTTTACCAACAAGTCCGGCGCGTCGACGGAGAAAAATTGCGAGGACATGGAATGTCTGGCACAGCTCATCAAGACCTGCGGAAAGAATCTGGACACGGAGCTGGGAAAACAGCTGATGGAGCAGTACTTCGACCGGATGGAACAGTATTCCCTGTCGAGCAGGTTCCCGCCACGCATCCGGTTCCTATTGCGCGATCTGATCGAGCTGCGCAAGAACAACTGGACACCGCGGAAGGTGGCCCGCGTCGAAGGACCGGCTCCGATTCAGGAGCTTACCAACGAGGACGATCTGGTGCTGCGGCCTTCGTTTGGCTCGCGCGGTCGTGACTACCGCAACCAGGAGCGCAACAACGAACGGGACTGGATCAGCAAGCTGGGGCTCAACTTTAACGATAGCTTCAACCTGCTGAGCGTGTCCAGCCCATCGTCGCTGATACCACCCTCGTATTCATCGCCGTCGGCCAACGGCTACGGCGGCAACCGCGATCACCGGGACAATGGctccggcggcggcggtggcggcaACTACGGACGCATGCACAACAACCGCAACGGAGGCCAGAACCAACACAACAACTACCACAACAATGGCGGCGGCGGTAACATGcgttacaacaacaacaagcacaACAACCACCACGGAGGAGGTCGGGACGACCGTCCGAATCACCACCACCAGAACAACGGTGGACCCAACTCGCACAACTCGTACTCCAACCGCGATAACCGCGACGGAGGTGCTATGAACAACAACAAGGACCTGGCCCCGCGCTTCAAGCGCAACCTCATGACGCCCCAAAACCCCGTCGAGGACCTGCAGATGCGACCCACGGCCAACAGTCTGCTGTTCAAAACGCAAAACATGAACATGAAGACGCCCCAACTCCCCATCTCCCAGTCCTCCTCCCAATCCTCCAAATCCAACCAGTACGGAACCGGCCCAGCCCTCGGCGACTTCCCCTCCCCGCTCACAACCCGAACCCTCCTGAGCGAGCAACGCGCCGCCGCTGCCGCTGCGTCAGCCCCCCGTGGAACCTCCCCCAACTCATCCTCATCCTCCTCATCCACAAACAACCTGCAATCGTCAAACAACGGCTCGCAGAGCTCGCAGTCCCCAGCCCAGCAAAACTCTCTCAACAACGCACCATCCTACGCGGCGCCCTCCCCCTACCAGACTCCGCAAGCCCGCAACGGCCTAGGCGCGCCCAAGTCCAACCCGGCGCCAGCCTCGACCACCCCGATCAACAACATCCTCCAGAAGGAGCAGGTCATCATCAAGCAGGCGTCCGCCGACAAGGCGGAAAAGAAGAACAAAAAGGACAAGGGCCCAAACAAGGAGGAGTTCATGAAGAAGGTGTCGACGTTCGCCGCGGACGTGCTGCTGGACAACCTGCGCAAGCAGCTTGAAGAGGCCGAAAAGCCCGTTGAGAATGGTGACGTTAAGGAGGTTGTCGTGGAGGTCGTCGACAAGACGCCAGTCGTCGCCGACCCGGACACCGTCAACGAGGCCGACCTCAAAGAGGAGGCCAAGTCCGAGGACGACAAGTCCTCAGAAAAGGGCGACGAAGCGCCGGAAACGAAGAAATCCGACGACGAAGAACCAGCCCCGACCAAGCCGCCAGCCCTCATGGACGAACTGGTGCACGCGTTCTGCGACCTCAAAGTGCCCGAGAAGTTCATGCGCGACTCGGTCACCAAGATCGTGGCCGAAGTGCTCGACAAACCGGAACCATTCCACGAAAAGACCATCGAGTTCCTGCAGAAGCTCCGCAAGGAGAACAAACTCTCCAACGGAGCGCTGCTCGAGTCCTTCAAGGCGCTCGTCAACTCGATGAACGAAAAGGAAAAGACGATCCCGAAGATCACCACCATCGTCGCTTCCCTGCTCTGCCGAGCCGTTTCGGTGCGTCTGTGCAAACTGTCGGACGTGGCCAACTACACCGACAACGGCGCCCACTACCCGCTGTTCCTGCTGGTGCTGCAGCAGCTGCACAAGCAACTGGGCAAGCAACCGCTGCAGGACCTGTTCCAGGCCAGCAAGGTCAACCTGATGAGCAGCCTGCCCGAGTGCGACCGCACCAAGGACCGCATGGCGGAGATCCTCGAGGATCGCAACCTGAGCTTCCTGTATCCGCTGCTGCGGGTGCAGGCCGAGCTGTGGAAGCAGATCCAGGCGGACTCGAACCCCCAGCAGTTCTACAAGTGGATCAAGGAGAACGTCGAACCTGGGTGCTACACCGACCCGGGCTTCATCACGGCGGTTATGACCGTGCTGCTCAAGTACATCACGCAGGTAAGATTGACTCGAAAAAATTCCCCTCAAATCAATTTCTAAACTAATTCTCATTTGATTAGGAATCGGCCAAGTGCGCGGACGAGAAGCAGTCGGTGGAGAAGGAGATGGACATCCTGAAGAAGTACTGCCCGGTGCTGAACGCGTTCCTGAACGGCAACAACGACCTGCAGCTGATTGCGATCTACGCGATGCAGGTGTACTGGTACAGCATCGACTTCCCGAAAGGTGAGCGTTTAACTTTAGTGCAATTTCCCCAgaaatcagtattttttcgGATTAAAATTTGATGAGTACTTTCTCCAAGTACGGTCTATTGGTTCGTTCATACAAATCATCTtaccattttggcagctgtacaCACAGAAAtgctatcaaaatattcaaaagccaCGTTCTTCAAAACGAAGTTtataatcgatttggtgtcttcgggaacgATTgtagaattcataaaaaaatagtgacacaaaaaaactattttcttgTAATTTTGTTTACACGAAAAAGAAagaattaaattttctaaaagaaCACTTGGACATTTTTGAGCGAATAATgcgttaaaaattaagaaatttaaagaaaatagttttgaaatttaatgttaagTGCTTCTGAAAGTTACAAATCGGTAACTCTAGAAATTTTATTATAtagcaatttaaaatttatagatCATTAAATTGTAGAAGATTAAATTGtgaaagattttgaaatttaaaaaaaaacctaaattcgtaaaatttgagattcataaatttgaaaaatatttttttacccttatttttttcagttactaaactgcccctgatcgcataaatgtcccatat harbors:
- the LOC120415135 gene encoding eukaryotic translation initiation factor 4 gamma 2 produces the protein MYAQLCKRIEKELEIDIDKTKSSTFLQILLNVCRDKFENRVQYSEKIINSELALTDDLEEKKNVAKQKILGNVKFIGELYKLDMLGEPHLHKMLRSLFTNKSGASTEKNCEDMECLAQLIKTCGKNLDTELGKQLMEQYFDRMEQYSLSSRFPPRIRFLLRDLIELRKNNWTPRKVARVEGPAPIQELTNEDDLVLRPSFGSRGRDYRNQERNNERDWISKLGLNFNDSFNLLSVSSPSSLIPPSYSSPSANGYGGNRDHRDNGSGGGGGGNYGRMHNNRNGGQNQHNNYHNNGGGGNMRYNNNKHNNHHGGGRDDRPNHHHQNNGGPNSHNSYSNRDNRDGGAMNNNKDLAPRFKRNLMTPQNPVEDLQMRPTANSLLFKTQNMNMKTPQLPISQSSSQSSKSNQYGTGPALGDFPSPLTTRTLLSEQRAAAAAASAPRGTSPNSSSSSSSTNNLQSSNNGSQSSQSPAQQNSLNNAPSYAAPSPYQTPQARNGLGAPKSNPAPASTTPINNILQKEQVIIKQASADKAEKKNKKDKGPNKEEFMKKVSTFAADVLLDNLRKQLEEAEKPVENGDVKEVVVEVVDKTPVVADPDTVNEADLKEEAKSEDDKSSEKGDEAPETKKSDDEEPAPTKPPALMDELVHAFCDLKVPEKFMRDSVTKIVAEVLDKPEPFHEKTIEFLQKLRKENKLSNGALLESFKALVNSMNEKEKTIPKITTIVASLLCRAVSVRLCKLSDVANYTDNGAHYPLFLLVLQQLHKQLGKQPLQDLFQASKVNLMSSLPECDRTKDRMAEILEDRNLSFLYPLLRVQAELWKQIQADSNPQQFYKWIKENVEPGCYTDPGFITAVMTVLLKYITQESAKCADEKQSVEKEMDILKKYCPVLNAFLNGNNDLQLIAIYAMQVYWYSIDFPKGVLLRWFRECYELSVIEEDAFLRYKEDVTDLYPGKGKALFQVNQWLTWLAEAEDEDEEDEE